From Cyanobacterium sp. T60_A2020_053, one genomic window encodes:
- the rpmH gene encoding 50S ribosomal protein L34, protein MSKHTLNGTRRKQRRTSGFRARMRTENGRKVIQARRRKGRQRLSV, encoded by the coding sequence TTGAGTAAGCATACTTTAAATGGTACTAGACGGAAACAAAGAAGAACCTCTGGTTTTCGTGCCAGAATGAGAACTGAAAATGGACGTAAAGTAATTCAAGCTCGTCGTCGTAAAGGCAGACAAAGATTATCTGTATAG
- a CDS encoding RNA-binding protein — protein sequence MSIYVGNLSYSVSQDDLSEVFAEYGTVKRVHIPTDRETGRMRGFAFVEMETEAQEDGAIEALDGAEWMGRDLKVNKARPREENQSFNKGGRRGNRF from the coding sequence ATGTCGATATATGTAGGAAATCTTTCCTATAGTGTAAGTCAAGATGACCTCAGCGAAGTCTTTGCCGAATATGGTACAGTTAAACGAGTTCATATCCCTACTGATAGGGAAACTGGCAGAATGCGTGGTTTTGCCTTTGTAGAAATGGAAACCGAAGCCCAAGAAGATGGTGCGATCGAAGCCCTTGACGGAGCTGAGTGGATGGGAAGAGATTTAAAAGTTAATAAAGCTAGACCTCGTGAAGAAAACCAATCTTTTAATAAAGGTGGACGCAGAGGTAATCGCTTCTAA
- the trpS gene encoding tryptophan--tRNA ligase: MSKKRILSGVQPTGNLHIGNYLGAIRNWVEIQPQYDNFFCVVDLHAITVPHNPAVLAQNTYTIAALYLACGIDLNYSTIFVQSHVSAHTELTWLLNCVTPLNWLERMIQFKEKAIKQGENVSVGLLDYPILMASDILLYDADQVPVGEDQKQHLELTRDIAIRFNDRFADGENSVLKVPEPLIRKEGARVMSLSDGTSKMSKSDPSELSRINLLDDADTIKKKIKKCKTDAVIGLSFDPARAECHNLLTLYSIFAQKSKDEVTAECADMGWGKFKPLLTDATIEALTPIQQKYQEIVADRSYLDSVLQQGQEKAEIVANATLKRVKQALGFLIMT; this comes from the coding sequence ATGAGTAAAAAACGGATATTATCAGGAGTACAACCGACAGGAAATCTACACATCGGCAACTATCTAGGCGCGATTCGTAACTGGGTAGAAATACAACCACAATATGATAACTTTTTTTGTGTGGTGGATTTACACGCCATTACCGTGCCTCACAATCCTGCTGTTTTAGCTCAGAATACCTACACTATCGCCGCCCTGTATTTAGCCTGTGGCATTGATTTAAACTACTCAACTATTTTTGTTCAATCCCATGTTAGCGCCCACACTGAATTAACATGGTTGCTCAACTGCGTTACCCCCCTCAACTGGTTAGAACGCATGATCCAGTTTAAGGAAAAAGCCATTAAACAGGGAGAAAATGTCAGCGTTGGCTTGTTGGACTATCCCATTTTAATGGCATCTGATATATTATTATACGATGCGGATCAAGTACCCGTAGGGGAAGATCAAAAACAGCATTTAGAGTTAACCCGTGATATTGCCATCCGTTTTAATGATCGTTTTGCTGATGGGGAAAACTCCGTCTTAAAAGTGCCAGAACCTTTAATTCGTAAGGAGGGCGCTAGGGTAATGAGTTTGAGTGACGGCACCAGTAAAATGTCAAAATCTGATCCTTCTGAATTGAGTAGAATAAATTTACTAGATGATGCTGATACTATCAAGAAAAAAATTAAAAAATGTAAAACTGATGCTGTTATCGGTTTAAGTTTTGATCCAGCGCGCGCCGAATGCCATAATTTATTAACTCTTTATAGTATTTTTGCCCAAAAAAGTAAAGATGAAGTAACGGCGGAGTGCGCTGATATGGGTTGGGGTAAATTCAAACCTTTGTTAACCGATGCCACCATTGAAGCGTTAACTCCCATTCAGCAGAAATATCAAGAAATTGTTGCCGATAGAAGTTATTTAGATTCGGTATTGCAACAAGGGCAGGAAAAAGCTGAAATCGTTGCTAATGCTACCTTAAAGAGAGTAAAACAGGCTTTAGGCTTTTTGATAATGACTTAA
- a CDS encoding RNA-binding protein: MDEQIQRGQHWLQTLLKLMNVPTDVQVGRIEDNGQQTISCWLTMDERNFNADQISALIGKKGDTIDAIQYLANSLLNVNLGENLPCFFTVELNGYRLGRQAELIAIAQAAAARVRQTGMPEEIRYLSSVERRQIHSMLESSDDLTTESQGNEPERRLIVKLR; this comes from the coding sequence ATGGATGAACAAATCCAACGGGGTCAGCACTGGTTACAAACTCTCCTGAAATTGATGAATGTTCCTACTGATGTACAGGTGGGCAGAATTGAGGACAATGGTCAACAAACAATTTCTTGTTGGTTGACTATGGATGAGCGTAATTTTAATGCGGATCAAATCAGTGCTTTAATCGGTAAAAAGGGGGATACTATTGATGCGATTCAATACTTAGCTAATTCTCTTTTAAATGTTAATTTAGGGGAAAATTTGCCCTGCTTTTTTACGGTGGAGTTGAATGGTTATCGTCTTGGTCGTCAGGCGGAGTTGATTGCTATTGCACAAGCAGCGGCGGCGAGAGTTCGACAAACGGGAATGCCGGAGGAAATTCGTTATTTATCTTCGGTGGAAAGGCGACAAATTCATAGTATGTTGGAATCTTCTGATGATTTAACTACAGAAAGTCAAGGTAATGAGCCTGAACGTCGTT
- a CDS encoding tetratricopeptide repeat protein yields the protein MIETDLSKWNKRLRIYPFDARNYIYRGMTYFKLGKLIESLRDYNKAEELNPQLTPYLWQRGITYYYLGKYIQGARQFEIDLSVNSRDIEETIWLYLCIAKAEGAGEAQKSLLPVKYDPRPILRQIYQLFAQNCSVDDLLKAGKNGDKRDFVYSHVYAGLYLQSQGLEYHHEGNIYIDQAIKEPIDDYIWYVAQVDQQFRVS from the coding sequence ATGATCGAAACAGATTTAAGTAAATGGAATAAAAGATTACGGATTTACCCTTTTGATGCCCGAAATTATATTTATCGAGGCATGACTTATTTTAAATTGGGCAAACTCATTGAGTCTTTACGGGATTATAATAAGGCGGAAGAGTTAAATCCCCAATTAACTCCCTATCTCTGGCAAAGAGGTATTACTTATTATTACTTAGGTAAATACATACAAGGAGCGAGACAGTTTGAAATAGATTTAAGTGTCAACTCCCGTGATATTGAAGAAACTATTTGGCTTTATTTATGTATTGCTAAGGCGGAGGGCGCTGGCGAGGCTCAAAAATCTTTACTTCCTGTAAAGTATGATCCACGCCCTATTTTGCGTCAAATTTATCAACTTTTTGCTCAAAATTGTTCTGTGGATGATTTATTGAAAGCTGGAAAAAATGGTGATAAAAGAGATTTTGTTTATAGTCATGTTTATGCTGGATTATATTTACAATCTCAGGGGCTAGAGTATCACCATGAAGGTAATATTTACATTGATCAAGCAATTAAAGAGCCTATAGATGATTATATTTGGTATGTGGCACAGGTTGATCAGCAGTTTAGAGTTAGTTGA
- a CDS encoding GHKL domain-containing protein yields the protein MFSFFLQLLSHDRYIPHGHCYLWQPSLVWLHLLTDSFIALAYFSIPLMLIYFVKEKKEDTPFPKIFILFSLFIICCGFTHTMGVITLWYPIYWFSGLIKAITALVSLLTAFELFPVIPVALALPSPEKLSKINTTLEQEIKEKNIVQEQLLFLNQNLENIITKRTAEIAEINIFLQEKLKLEQLISKVANSFLNIDYPNFSSNFKYVIRDICQTFQLNGGSLLFLNKNCDFPPQYLYPETIQINNLEQDIPSLLMRIRNLELIKQNDIEENFIKDSFIVQNKIKSFLASPIHSRGELKAVLILWHQEGIKNWDNIEENSLNLISNIIVNALDNYSLNKALETSNKELKRSNEELEQFAYVASHDLQEPLRTMASFSDLLVAEYQDILDREGQEYLQFIFSASSQMKLLIQSLLNLSKIQEKPPSFTLVNLDELLQNVLDLLSVKVREKGAVISCDSLPIVKGDQIQLLQLWQNLLNNALKFSDKSPLSIKITVESREDHWLFSISDNGIGIAPEYQEKIFVIFQRLNSRHDYDGTGIGLSLCRKIVTRHRGEIWVQSELGKGSTFFFTMPKVNTAFLNES from the coding sequence ATGTTTAGCTTTTTTCTGCAATTATTATCTCATGACCGTTATATACCTCATGGACATTGTTATTTATGGCAACCGTCATTAGTTTGGCTACATTTGCTGACGGATTCTTTCATTGCTTTAGCTTATTTTTCTATTCCTTTAATGCTAATTTATTTTGTTAAAGAAAAGAAGGAAGATACTCCTTTTCCCAAAATTTTTATTTTATTTAGTCTATTTATAATTTGCTGTGGTTTTACCCATACGATGGGTGTTATTACTTTATGGTATCCTATTTATTGGTTTTCAGGATTAATTAAGGCAATTACTGCTTTAGTTTCTCTATTGACTGCTTTTGAGTTATTTCCTGTTATTCCTGTTGCTTTAGCTTTACCAAGTCCTGAAAAGTTAAGCAAAATTAATACTACTTTAGAACAAGAAATTAAGGAAAAAAATATTGTCCAAGAGCAATTATTATTTTTAAATCAAAACTTAGAAAATATCATCACAAAAAGAACAGCAGAAATTGCTGAAATCAATATTTTTTTGCAAGAAAAACTAAAACTAGAACAACTAATAAGTAAAGTTGCTAATTCTTTTCTTAATATTGATTATCCTAATTTTAGTAGTAATTTTAAATATGTTATTCGGGACATTTGTCAAACTTTTCAGTTAAACGGTGGTAGTCTCTTATTTTTAAATAAAAATTGTGATTTTCCCCCCCAATATCTTTATCCAGAAACTATACAAATTAATAATTTAGAACAAGATATTCCTTCTTTATTAATGAGAATAAGAAATTTAGAGTTAATTAAACAAAATGATATAGAAGAAAACTTTATCAAAGATTCTTTTATTGTTCAAAATAAAATTAAGTCTTTCTTAGCTAGTCCGATTCATTCCCGTGGCGAACTTAAAGCAGTGTTAATTTTATGGCATCAAGAAGGGATAAAAAATTGGGACAACATAGAAGAAAATAGCTTAAATCTAATTAGTAATATTATTGTTAATGCTTTAGACAATTATTCTCTTAATAAAGCCTTAGAAACAAGTAATAAAGAGCTTAAAAGGTCTAATGAAGAATTGGAACAGTTTGCTTATGTAGCTTCCCATGATTTACAAGAACCTTTGCGCACGATGGCTAGTTTTTCTGATTTATTAGTGGCAGAATATCAAGATATTTTAGACAGAGAAGGGCAAGAATATTTACAGTTTATTTTTTCTGCTTCTAGTCAAATGAAGCTATTAATTCAAAGTCTTTTAAATTTGTCTAAAATACAAGAAAAACCTCCTTCATTTACTTTGGTTAATCTTGACGAGCTATTACAAAATGTGTTGGATTTATTGAGTGTCAAAGTTAGGGAGAAGGGCGCTGTTATTAGTTGCGATAGCTTACCGATAGTGAAAGGAGATCAAATTCAATTATTACAGTTATGGCAAAATTTGTTAAATAATGCTCTGAAATTCAGTGATAAATCGCCTTTATCGATCAAAATAACGGTAGAATCAAGGGAAGACCATTGGCTATTTTCCATTAGTGATAATGGCATTGGTATTGCTCCTGAGTATCAAGAAAAGATTTTTGTTATTTTTCAGCGTCTGAATTCTCGACATGATTATGATGGTACTGGTATTGGGTTAAGTTTATGTCGTAAAATTGTCACTCGTCATAGAGGAGAAATTTGGGTACAATCCGAGTTAGGAAAAGGGTCAACATTTTTTTTTACTATGCCTAAAGTGAATACAGCATTCTTAAATGAGTCATGA
- a CDS encoding methylenetetrahydrofolate reductase, producing the protein MENITKLRKAIALKEFIITAEVTPPKGGNPSRMLEVAQLLKNRVHAINITDGSRAVLRMSSIASSVLLLQHGIEPICQVTGRDRNSIGLQADLMGAYALGIRNILALTGDPIKAGDHLQAKPVFELESVRLLKLINNQLNQGLDINNKPLTDGALDLVTGAAVDPQSKSWSGLQRRFDQKIASGAKFFQSQLITDFDKLDKFMNQIAIKSSAPVLAGIFLLKSAKNAQFINKNVPGVEIPEHLITRLAEAKNPLQEGMKIASEQVKMAQSICQGVHLMAVKKEELIPQILDLAGIAPIKK; encoded by the coding sequence ATGGAAAATATCACCAAACTAAGAAAAGCCATCGCCCTCAAAGAATTTATTATCACCGCCGAAGTTACTCCCCCCAAAGGAGGCAACCCCAGCAGAATGCTGGAAGTAGCACAATTACTCAAAAATCGTGTTCATGCTATTAATATTACCGATGGTAGTCGTGCCGTATTACGAATGTCCTCCATCGCTTCTTCGGTGTTATTATTACAACACGGTATCGAGCCAATTTGTCAAGTAACAGGGCGCGATCGTAATTCCATTGGTTTACAAGCTGATTTGATGGGCGCTTATGCTTTAGGTATTAGAAATATTTTAGCTCTAACTGGCGACCCGATTAAAGCTGGAGATCATTTACAAGCAAAACCAGTTTTTGAGTTAGAATCAGTGCGATTATTAAAGTTAATAAATAATCAATTAAATCAAGGATTAGACATTAATAATAAACCTCTCACCGATGGCGCTTTGGATTTGGTGACGGGCGCTGCTGTTGATCCTCAATCGAAAAGTTGGTCAGGATTACAACGCCGTTTTGATCAGAAAATAGCTTCAGGTGCAAAGTTTTTTCAAAGTCAATTAATTACTGATTTCGACAAGCTAGATAAATTTATGAATCAAATTGCTATTAAAAGTAGCGCCCCTGTCTTAGCAGGAATATTCTTGTTAAAAAGTGCTAAAAATGCTCAATTTATTAATAAAAATGTACCGGGTGTGGAGATTCCTGAACATTTAATTACCAGATTAGCAGAGGCAAAAAATCCCCTTCAAGAAGGCATGAAAATCGCTTCAGAGCAAGTTAAAATGGCTCAGAGTATTTGTCAAGGAGTGCATTTAATGGCGGTAAAAAAAGAGGAATTAATTCCCCAAATTTTAGACTTAGCAGGAATTGCACCTATTAAAAAATGA
- a CDS encoding PH domain-containing protein → MGIKEDVFYEGGPHIGDLIFNVLLAFTVICLPLTVGAVVRAIWLRYRITDRRISVTGGWQGRERTDIIYSEVVKIVKVPRGLGFWGDIVVTLKDRSRLELRAMPNFRKVYDYIAERAADKTGKTVEAIAK, encoded by the coding sequence ATGGGAATTAAAGAAGATGTATTTTATGAAGGTGGTCCCCACATTGGCGATCTCATTTTCAATGTATTATTAGCTTTTACCGTAATTTGTTTGCCATTGACGGTGGGCGCTGTAGTTCGGGCGATTTGGCTTCGTTACCGTATTACAGACCGCCGTATTTCTGTGACTGGAGGGTGGCAAGGGCGAGAACGCACCGATATTATTTATTCTGAAGTGGTTAAAATTGTCAAAGTTCCCAGAGGTCTCGGTTTTTGGGGTGATATTGTCGTTACTCTCAAAGATAGAAGTCGTTTAGAATTACGAGCTATGCCTAATTTTCGCAAGGTTTATGATTATATTGCGGAGCGCGCTGCTGATAAAACCGGTAAAACAGTGGAAGCTATTGCCAAATAA
- a CDS encoding diguanylate cyclase, producing MSNENPLKHIFAIELTTGKKTFFLEKNAYSIGRSSTSAIALHHRVISRSHATLLKVTYEGENTNNPDVKFWIIDGDLKGNRSTNGIFVNGQKCLMHQLQPGDLVVLGGIQVRAKYDIVDVNSKTFYSLLKNKEVANINETQAEDTSSTLPTFENKTYIEPLTEYFLQKINQLNDVYDYPSVTINNQGEIINISPTMRDNFTDLEELKLEHPLLKNIDLQLQENQPKFLIREISLNHKNYTEYISYTDHGENINIYLLAPDNQDSLETEIKYSEIEYKSIIEQISEGVVFIELESQEILNTNTPFYEMLGYSSKEELIGRDFNEFLGVDRDILNENIKEIISSSLTFTRESINRKRNGQLIDVEMRGRIAYYLGKKAICFCIKNISEQKNIEELLRYQSCHDNVTNLANRKLFREQLSAMVANANSRKEDKSIIAVCLLKINELREIGYGQSYEIADLLLQKIARKVKKTLSARDIIGRWRDDEFAILLNQDDKETVEIILAKVIALSAKPTTIKEQSIRYSFSMATAYYPQQGDNDEDLLKSADRNLMQNYLNHSLN from the coding sequence ATGAGTAATGAAAATCCCCTGAAACATATATTTGCCATTGAATTAACCACCGGGAAAAAGACTTTTTTTCTTGAAAAAAATGCCTACTCCATTGGTAGAAGTTCCACCAGTGCCATTGCCCTTCACCATCGAGTTATCTCCCGTAGTCACGCAACTTTATTGAAAGTTACCTACGAAGGGGAAAATACCAATAACCCTGACGTTAAATTTTGGATTATTGACGGCGATTTAAAAGGTAATCGTAGCACTAACGGGATTTTTGTTAATGGTCAAAAATGTTTAATGCACCAACTGCAACCGGGTGATTTAGTTGTGTTGGGGGGAATACAAGTAAGAGCAAAATATGATATTGTCGATGTCAATTCTAAAACTTTTTATAGTTTACTAAAAAATAAAGAAGTAGCAAATATTAATGAAACTCAAGCCGAAGATACTTCTTCAACCTTACCAACTTTTGAGAATAAGACTTATATTGAACCTCTAACGGAATATTTTTTACAAAAAATAAATCAGTTAAATGATGTCTATGATTATCCTTCTGTAACTATTAATAATCAGGGAGAAATAATTAATATTAGCCCCACCATGAGAGATAATTTTACTGATTTGGAAGAATTAAAATTAGAACATCCTTTACTAAAAAATATTGATCTTCAACTCCAAGAAAATCAACCTAAATTTTTAATCAGAGAAATTAGTTTAAATCATAAAAATTATACTGAATATATTTCCTACACTGACCACGGGGAAAATATTAATATTTATCTCCTAGCGCCCGACAATCAAGACTCCTTAGAGACAGAAATAAAATATAGCGAAATTGAATATAAAAGTATCATTGAGCAGATTTCAGAAGGAGTAGTATTTATCGAATTAGAATCTCAAGAAATACTCAACACCAACACACCATTTTATGAAATGCTTGGTTACAGCAGTAAAGAAGAACTAATAGGCAGGGATTTTAATGAATTTTTAGGTGTGGATCGAGATATTTTGAATGAAAATATCAAAGAAATTATCTCATCTTCTTTAACTTTTACGAGAGAATCAATTAATCGTAAAAGAAATGGTCAATTAATTGATGTGGAAATGAGAGGAAGAATTGCCTATTATTTAGGCAAGAAAGCTATTTGTTTTTGTATAAAAAATATTAGTGAACAAAAAAATATCGAAGAATTATTACGTTATCAAAGTTGTCATGATAATGTCACTAATTTAGCTAACCGCAAGTTATTTAGAGAACAATTATCCGCTATGGTTGCTAATGCTAATAGTCGTAAGGAAGATAAATCCATTATCGCAGTTTGTTTATTAAAAATTAACGAATTAAGAGAAATTGGTTATGGACAAAGTTACGAAATTGCTGATCTTCTATTGCAAAAAATAGCCAGAAAAGTAAAAAAAACATTGTCGGCAAGGGATATTATCGGGCGCTGGCGTGATGATGAGTTTGCGATCTTATTAAATCAGGATGACAAAGAAACAGTAGAAATTATTTTGGCAAAGGTTATAGCTTTGAGTGCTAAACCCACCACCATTAAAGAGCAATCTATTCGTTATAGTTTTAGTATGGCAACGGCTTATTATCCTCAACAAGGAGACAATGATGAAGATTTGTTGAAGAGCGCTGATCGTAATTTAATGCAAAATTATCTTAATCACAGTTTAAATTAA
- the yidC gene encoding membrane protein insertase YidC: MDFGIGFISTNIMLPILDFFYGIVPSYGFGIIALTLVVRLAVYPLSAGQIRNMRKMRITQPLMKKRQEEVQRKYKDNPQKQQEEMGKIMQEFGNPLAGCLPLLLQMPILFALFATLRGSPFADVNYTVDVQIFPQEQIERIQPQPFSVKAQNVFISDGVHQKITALLPTGNKLIVGDTEQIELQTPEGKSLSALSSEYENTNLQPRWQVIKGQERVEVTENGEIIALATGDATIQVTLPGIAADKGFLFIEALGRIGATGENGEIHWDILGMIIFFGVSIYLNQELSGSSQPSTGNDQQKSINKITPVIFSGMFLFFPLPAGVLMYIVLANVFQTIQTLILMREPLPENIQKILDDQMKEAKGREAIPFEKKSSKKKEKTSG, from the coding sequence ATGGATTTTGGTATAGGTTTTATATCAACTAATATTATGTTGCCAATCCTAGATTTTTTCTATGGGATTGTGCCTAGTTATGGGTTTGGCATTATCGCGCTGACTTTAGTGGTACGTCTTGCGGTTTACCCTCTCAGTGCTGGTCAAATTCGCAATATGAGAAAAATGCGTATTACTCAACCTCTGATGAAAAAAAGACAAGAGGAAGTACAACGTAAATATAAAGATAATCCTCAAAAACAACAAGAGGAAATGGGCAAAATTATGCAGGAGTTTGGCAACCCTTTAGCCGGTTGTTTACCTCTGTTATTACAAATGCCCATTTTATTTGCTTTATTTGCCACTCTCAGAGGATCGCCGTTTGCCGATGTTAATTATACGGTGGATGTACAGATTTTCCCTCAAGAACAAATTGAACGTATCCAACCTCAACCATTTAGTGTTAAGGCTCAAAATGTTTTTATCAGTGATGGAGTACACCAAAAAATTACTGCTCTTTTACCCACTGGTAATAAGTTAATAGTGGGAGATACTGAACAAATTGAGTTACAAACTCCTGAAGGTAAGTCTTTGTCTGCTCTAAGTTCTGAATACGAAAATACTAATTTACAACCCCGTTGGCAAGTTATTAAAGGACAAGAAAGGGTAGAAGTAACAGAAAATGGAGAAATAATAGCTTTAGCCACTGGGGATGCCACTATTCAAGTAACATTACCCGGTATTGCCGCCGATAAGGGTTTCTTATTTATTGAGGCTCTAGGGCGTATTGGCGCCACTGGTGAAAATGGTGAGATTCACTGGGACATTTTGGGCATGATTATCTTTTTTGGGGTGAGTATTTACCTTAACCAAGAGCTTTCTGGGTCTTCTCAACCTAGTACAGGAAATGATCAGCAAAAGAGTATTAATAAAATCACGCCAGTAATTTTTTCGGGGATGTTTTTGTTTTTCCCTCTTCCGGCTGGGGTGTTAATGTATATTGTTTTGGCTAACGTTTTTCAAACTATCCAGACTTTAATTTTAATGCGCGAACCTTTACCAGAGAATATTCAAAAAATTCTTGATGATCAAATGAAAGAGGCTAAGGGTAGGGAAGCAATTCCTTTTGAGAAAAAAAGTTCTAAAAAGAAAGAGAAAACTTCAGGTTAA
- a CDS encoding ribonuclease P protein component, which translates to MGLPSQHRLKKRSDFDTVHKQGIRRSSRHLIIRAFPLITSVSSPVSRFGISISRKVSKKAVVRNRIKRQIRSALWSLFPEISSPWLVVIMVKSDAVECNYEHFLRELRELFIKTGMIYGN; encoded by the coding sequence GTGGGATTACCGTCACAACATCGGCTTAAAAAGCGGTCGGATTTTGATACTGTCCATAAACAGGGTATTCGCCGCTCAAGTCGTCATCTCATCATTCGAGCATTTCCCCTGATTACTTCGGTAAGCTCCCCCGTTAGTAGATTTGGCATTTCCATTAGTCGAAAAGTAAGTAAAAAAGCGGTGGTGCGTAATCGCATCAAAAGACAGATTAGGTCAGCTTTATGGAGTTTATTCCCTGAGATTTCCTCTCCTTGGTTAGTGGTAATCATGGTTAAATCTGATGCCGTCGAATGCAATTATGAGCATTTTTTGAGAGAATTAAGAGAGCTATTTATTAAAACAGGAATGATCTATGGGAATTAA
- a CDS encoding response regulator — protein sequence MKFLNRAINILLVEDSRTDVILMKKMLSMLNTPSQVEVADDGVEAIAFLRKENKYQTKTRPDLIILDLNLPRKSGHEVLVEIKNDLILRVIPIIILSTSDSEKDILRCYENYANCYITKPMSLKDFQQQIKIIEDFWFNVAHYPSE from the coding sequence ATGAAATTCTTAAATCGAGCAATTAATATTTTACTGGTAGAAGATTCTCGCACCGATGTAATTTTGATGAAAAAAATGCTGTCTATGCTTAATACTCCCAGTCAAGTGGAGGTTGCTGATGATGGGGTAGAAGCTATTGCTTTTCTGCGTAAGGAAAATAAGTATCAAACTAAAACGAGACCAGATTTAATCATTCTTGATCTTAATTTACCTCGTAAAAGTGGTCATGAGGTATTGGTAGAAATCAAAAATGATCTTATTTTAAGAGTGATTCCTATTATTATTTTAAGTACATCTGACAGTGAAAAAGATATTCTCCGGTGCTACGAAAATTATGCGAATTGTTATATTACTAAGCCCATGAGTTTAAAGGATTTTCAACAACAAATTAAAATCATTGAGGATTTTTGGTTTAATGTTGCCCATTATCCTAGTGAGTAA
- a CDS encoding metal-sensitive transcriptional regulator: MGTNGNGTHHHHHNSSDVITAHSHSHSEESIRKIINRLSRIEGHVRGIKTMINENRDCPEVLIQIAAIRGALDRVARMILDEHLSECITRAAQDGSIDIEIEALKTALDRFLPS; encoded by the coding sequence ATGGGAACTAACGGCAATGGCACTCACCATCATCACCATAACTCATCGGATGTAATTACAGCGCACTCCCACAGTCACAGTGAGGAATCGATACGAAAAATCATTAACCGTCTTTCTCGTATTGAAGGTCATGTTAGAGGTATTAAAACCATGATTAATGAAAATAGGGATTGCCCAGAAGTTTTAATTCAAATTGCTGCCATTAGGGGCGCTTTAGACCGAGTTGCTAGAATGATATTAGATGAACATTTAAGTGAATGTATCACCCGCGCTGCGCAAGATGGTAGTATTGACATAGAAATCGAAGCCCTCAAGACAGCCCTAGACCGATTTTTACCCTCTTAG